One region of Rhodophyticola sp. CCM32 genomic DNA includes:
- a CDS encoding HpcH/HpaI aldolase family protein — MPAPENTLKAALKAGRMQRGLWLNLGSDIAAEMAGQAGFDWCLIDAEHAPFDPATIRSQLIALAGSGTASVLRVPVNCDWVLKQVLDLGVQTVLVPMVDTAGQARDAVRACRYPPEGVRGMGAGVARAGGFGAFADYQSNANDEICVLVQAESRAALDNLDAICTVEGVDGVFIGPADLAADMGYRDDLENPSVMKAVDGAIGTILSHGKTAGIISFSAEARAHYTGLGVTFLGMGSEASALARAIYTLAAER, encoded by the coding sequence ATGCCGGCACCGGAAAACACCCTGAAAGCCGCGTTGAAGGCGGGGCGGATGCAGCGCGGGCTGTGGTTGAACCTCGGCTCTGACATCGCTGCGGAAATGGCGGGGCAGGCCGGGTTTGACTGGTGCCTGATCGATGCGGAACACGCGCCGTTTGACCCGGCCACGATCCGCAGTCAGCTGATTGCGCTGGCGGGCAGCGGCACGGCCTCTGTGCTGCGTGTGCCGGTCAATTGCGACTGGGTGTTGAAACAGGTGCTGGATCTGGGCGTGCAGACCGTGCTGGTGCCGATGGTGGACACTGCCGGTCAGGCCCGCGATGCGGTGCGCGCCTGCCGTTATCCGCCCGAAGGGGTGCGGGGCATGGGCGCAGGCGTCGCGCGGGCGGGCGGTTTCGGGGCATTTGCGGATTACCAGAGCAATGCCAATGATGAAATCTGCGTGCTGGTGCAGGCCGAAAGCCGCGCGGCGCTGGACAATCTTGATGCGATCTGCACGGTTGAGGGGGTCGATGGCGTGTTCATCGGCCCGGCCGATCTGGCCGCCGATATGGGATACCGCGATGATCTGGAGAACCCGTCGGTGATGAAAGCCGTCGACGGGGCCATCGGCACCATCCTCAGCCATGGCAAAACGGCCGGGATCATCAGTTTCTCTGCCGAAGCGCGGGCCCATTACACCGGCCTTGGCGTCACATTTCTTGGCATGGGCAGCGAGGCGAGCGCCCTTGCCCGTGCCATTTACACTCTTGCAGCGGAGCGCTGA
- a CDS encoding YaiI/YqxD family protein, whose product MILVDADACPVKDEIYRTAYRHKQPVRLVANQYLRHPDHPLISMQMVSDGFDAADDAIAEAAGPGTLVITADILLAERCIAAGAPVLSPKGAAFTVNSIGTQVATRAIMADLRAGIEGQGIGGPAPFSKADRSQFLNALEGPCANCRL is encoded by the coding sequence ATGATACTGGTCGATGCGGATGCCTGCCCGGTGAAGGATGAGATCTACCGCACCGCCTATCGCCATAAACAGCCCGTGCGCCTGGTGGCCAACCAGTATCTGCGCCATCCCGACCATCCGCTGATCTCGATGCAGATGGTGTCAGACGGTTTCGACGCCGCCGATGACGCGATTGCCGAAGCGGCGGGGCCGGGCACTCTGGTGATCACGGCCGATATCCTGCTGGCGGAGCGGTGCATCGCGGCAGGCGCCCCGGTGCTCAGCCCCAAAGGCGCGGCTTTCACCGTCAACAGCATCGGCACCCAGGTGGCCACACGGGCAATCATGGCCGATCTGCGCGCCGGGATCGAAGGGCAGGGGATCGGCGGGCCCGCGCCGTTTTCGAAAGCCGACAGGTCGCAGTTTCTGAACGCGCTGGAGGGGCCCTGCGCAAACTGCCGCCTATAG